One genomic segment of Phalacrocorax carbo chromosome Z, bPhaCar2.1, whole genome shotgun sequence includes these proteins:
- the PTBP3 gene encoding polypyrimidine tract-binding protein 3 isoform X1 — protein sequence MSDSTPAPDNENDTKKMEGDDTKEDKLPCSPSRVLHLRQIPSDATEAEIISLGLPFGKVTNILMLKGKSQAFLEMASEEAATTMMNYYTPSTPYLRSQPIYIQYSNHRELKTDNLPNQSRAQAALQAVNTVQPGSPATTNALVPEGQGSVLRVIVDNIAYPIALEVLYQIFSRFGSVLKMITFTKNNQFQVLLQYAEPANAYYAKMALDGQSIFSTYCTFRIDFSKLSCLRVKYNNDKSRDFTRLDLPFGASHPSIEPFTASAFGTPGTFFPSCAGPPGFVPHMGFAQAAGFAAPAFPAPLSSVAFTSALPGQVTLPGFTGVPGSPVLLVSNLNPEAITPRGLFILFGVYGDVYRVKIMFKKKENALVQMADTTQAQLAMNYLNGQRLYGKVLHTTFSKYLAVQLPRDGDDDQGLTKDYSNSPLHRFKKPGSKNFQNVSPPSATLHLSNIPSSVTVDDMKKLFASTGSTVKAFRFFQKDSKMALIQLDSVEEAIRALIELHDYNLGEDHHLRVSFSKTTI from the exons ATGAGTGACTCTACTCCAGCTCCAG ATAATGAGAATGacacaaagaaaatggaaggagaCGATACGAAAGAAGACAAATTGCCATGCTCCCCATCTCGTGTCCTTCACCTTCGTCAAATTCCAAGTGATGCTactgaagcagaaataatttcattaggCCTCCCTTTTGGCAAAGTAACTAACATCTTGATGCTAAAAGGGAAAAGTCAG GCATTTTTGGAAATGGCTTCTGAAGAAGCTGCTACAACTATGATGAACTACTATACTCCTTCTACACCTTACCTCCGCAGTCAGCCTATTTATATTCAGTATTCCAATCACAGAGAACTTAAGACTGACAATCTACCCAATCAGTCT AGAGCCCAAGCTGCATTGCAAGCTGTGAACACTGTGCAGCCTGGAAGCCCAGCTACAACAAATGCTCTTGTTCCTGAAGGTCAAGGTTCTGTTCTTCGTGTCATTGTTGACAATATTGCCTACCCTATTGCTTTAGAAGTGCTGTATCAG attTTCTCCAGATTTGGATCTGTCTTGAAGATGATCACCTTCACTAAGAACAATCAGTTCCAAGTTTTGCTCCAGTATGCTGAGCCAGCAAATGCATATTATGCCAAAATG gctCTGGATGGCCAAAGTATCTTCTCTACATACTGCACTTTCCGCATTGATTTCTCCAAGCTAAGTTGCCTTAGGGTAAAGTACAACAATGACAAAAGCAGAGATTTCACTCGTCTTGACCTTCCTTTTGGTGCTAGCCATCCATCCATAGAGCCATTCACAGCTAGTGCATTTG GCACCCCAGGTACCTTCTTCCCATCATGTGCAGGGCCTCCTGGGTTTGTCCCACACATGGGCTTTGCTCAAGCTGCTG GTTTTGCAGCTCCAGCTTTTCCTGCACCACTCAGTTCTGTCGCGTTCACATCTGCATTGCCTGGACAGGTGACTCTTCCTGGTTTTACTGGTGTTCCAGGAAGTCCTGTTTTACTAGTCAGCAACCTCAACCCTGAA GCCATCACACCACGTGGACTTTTCATCCTATTTG GGGTGTACGGTGATGTGTATCGTGTGAAGATCATgtttaagaagaaagaaaatgctttggtTCAGATGGCAGACACAACCCAGGCGCAATTAG CTATGAACTACTTGAATGGACAGAGGCTTTATGGAAAGGTCCTCCATACTACATTTTCAAAGTACCTGGCAGTTCAACTTCCTCGTGATGGAGATGATGACCAAGGTCTGACGAAGGACTATAGCAATAGCCCTTTACATCGCTTTAAGAAGCCTGGCTCTAAGAATTTCCAAAACGTCTCTCCTCCATCTGCCACCCTGCATCTCTCCAACATCCC GTCTTCTGTTACTGTTGATGATATGAAGAAGCTTTTTGCAAGTACTGGATCTACTGTGAAAGCCTTCAGATTCTTCCA GAAAGATAGCAAAATGGCTCTTATCCAGCTTGACTCTGTGGAAGAAGCAATTCGTGCTCTCATTGAGCTTCATGATTACAACCTTGGAGAAGACCATCACCTCAGAGTTTCCTTCTCAAAAACTACAATCTGA
- the PTBP3 gene encoding polypyrimidine tract-binding protein 3 isoform X2, translated as MSDSTPAPDNENDTKKMEGDDTKEDKLPCSPSRVLHLRQIPSDATEAEIISLGLPFGKVTNILMLKGKSQAFLEMASEEAATTMMNYYTPSTPYLRSQPIYIQYSNHRELKTDNLPNQSRAQAALQAVNTVQPGSPATTNALVPEGQGSVLRVIVDNIAYPIALEVLYQIFSRFGSVLKMITFTKNNQFQVLLQYAEPANAYYAKMALDGQSIFSTYCTFRIDFSKLSCLRVKYNNDKSRDFTRLDLPFGASHPSIEPFTASAFGFAAPAFPAPLSSVAFTSALPGQVTLPGFTGVPGSPVLLVSNLNPEAITPRGLFILFGVYGDVYRVKIMFKKKENALVQMADTTQAQLAMNYLNGQRLYGKVLHTTFSKYLAVQLPRDGDDDQGLTKDYSNSPLHRFKKPGSKNFQNVSPPSATLHLSNIPSSVTVDDMKKLFASTGSTVKAFRFFQKDSKMALIQLDSVEEAIRALIELHDYNLGEDHHLRVSFSKTTI; from the exons ATGAGTGACTCTACTCCAGCTCCAG ATAATGAGAATGacacaaagaaaatggaaggagaCGATACGAAAGAAGACAAATTGCCATGCTCCCCATCTCGTGTCCTTCACCTTCGTCAAATTCCAAGTGATGCTactgaagcagaaataatttcattaggCCTCCCTTTTGGCAAAGTAACTAACATCTTGATGCTAAAAGGGAAAAGTCAG GCATTTTTGGAAATGGCTTCTGAAGAAGCTGCTACAACTATGATGAACTACTATACTCCTTCTACACCTTACCTCCGCAGTCAGCCTATTTATATTCAGTATTCCAATCACAGAGAACTTAAGACTGACAATCTACCCAATCAGTCT AGAGCCCAAGCTGCATTGCAAGCTGTGAACACTGTGCAGCCTGGAAGCCCAGCTACAACAAATGCTCTTGTTCCTGAAGGTCAAGGTTCTGTTCTTCGTGTCATTGTTGACAATATTGCCTACCCTATTGCTTTAGAAGTGCTGTATCAG attTTCTCCAGATTTGGATCTGTCTTGAAGATGATCACCTTCACTAAGAACAATCAGTTCCAAGTTTTGCTCCAGTATGCTGAGCCAGCAAATGCATATTATGCCAAAATG gctCTGGATGGCCAAAGTATCTTCTCTACATACTGCACTTTCCGCATTGATTTCTCCAAGCTAAGTTGCCTTAGGGTAAAGTACAACAATGACAAAAGCAGAGATTTCACTCGTCTTGACCTTCCTTTTGGTGCTAGCCATCCATCCATAGAGCCATTCACAGCTAGTGCATTTG GTTTTGCAGCTCCAGCTTTTCCTGCACCACTCAGTTCTGTCGCGTTCACATCTGCATTGCCTGGACAGGTGACTCTTCCTGGTTTTACTGGTGTTCCAGGAAGTCCTGTTTTACTAGTCAGCAACCTCAACCCTGAA GCCATCACACCACGTGGACTTTTCATCCTATTTG GGGTGTACGGTGATGTGTATCGTGTGAAGATCATgtttaagaagaaagaaaatgctttggtTCAGATGGCAGACACAACCCAGGCGCAATTAG CTATGAACTACTTGAATGGACAGAGGCTTTATGGAAAGGTCCTCCATACTACATTTTCAAAGTACCTGGCAGTTCAACTTCCTCGTGATGGAGATGATGACCAAGGTCTGACGAAGGACTATAGCAATAGCCCTTTACATCGCTTTAAGAAGCCTGGCTCTAAGAATTTCCAAAACGTCTCTCCTCCATCTGCCACCCTGCATCTCTCCAACATCCC GTCTTCTGTTACTGTTGATGATATGAAGAAGCTTTTTGCAAGTACTGGATCTACTGTGAAAGCCTTCAGATTCTTCCA GAAAGATAGCAAAATGGCTCTTATCCAGCTTGACTCTGTGGAAGAAGCAATTCGTGCTCTCATTGAGCTTCATGATTACAACCTTGGAGAAGACCATCACCTCAGAGTTTCCTTCTCAAAAACTACAATCTGA